A stretch of DNA from Verrucomicrobiia bacterium:
TGGCTAAAATGACCTTCGACGAAAAGGCCGTCTCCATCGAATTCAAGGCCGACACGCTGGCCGAAGTCCGGCAGACCAGCGTTAATGCGCCGAGTTCCATCCTCTTCGTGCCCCAGCTCGGAGTGCACCACGTGACGCCGCTTGCGCTCGAAGACCTGCAGCGCAAAGAATCCCTGCAGCAAAAAGCGGACGCTCACTAAGAGCCTATCCCGTTCAACCGGCGGTTGAGCAAGTTCTCCGAGGAAGTTCTTTTCAAGCCGCCGCCTCTCGGTTATGATTTCCGTGATCTATGAAGCTGACCGAAATCTTCCTCAAAAACAAACGGACTTTTTCATTCGAATTTTTCCCGCCCAAGACCGACGAAGGCGAAGCCAAGCTCTTCGATACGGTCCGCGAGCTGAAAGAGCTTTCGCCTTCCTTTATATCTGTGACCTACGGGGCCATGGGCACCACCCGGCAGAACACGCTGCGTATCGTCCGCAAGATCAAGAATGAGATCGGCCTGGAAGCGGCGGCGCACCTGACCTGCGTCGGCCATCCCCGCGGCGAGATCCGCAAGGTGCTGGAAGACCTCAAGAGCGCCGGCATCGAGAACATCGTCGCGCTGAGGGGGGACCCGCCCAAAGGGGAGACCTCGTTCCGGGCGGCCGAGAACGGTTTCCGTTATGCCTCCGAGCTTGTCCGCTTCATCCGCGAGCAAAACGACTTGGGACAGGCTTTTTCGCTCGCGGTCGCGGGTTATCCCGAAGGGCATATGGAATGCCGCGACCTGCAAAAAGACCTCGATCATTTGAAAATGAAAGTCGATGCCGGGGCTGATGCCGTGATCACCCAGCTTTTTTTCGACAACCGCGACTATTTCGATTTCGTGGACCGCGCGCGCAAGGCCGGCATCCTCATCCCCATCATCGCCGGCATCATGCCGGTCACGCACGGGCCGCAGATCCAGAGATTCGCGGGCATGTGCGGCGCGAAAATCCCGCCGGAAATGATGAAGGCCATCGAACGGTTCGGCGAAGACCAGGCCTCAGTGGAAAGTTTCGGGATCGATTACGCGGTCCGGCAATGCGATGAGCTGCTTCGCCGCGGAATTCCCGGCATTCATTTCTACACGCTGAACAAATCCAAGGCCACGCGCGACATCTGCCGCAATTTAGGGCTTGCAAAAACAAAGTAACAAAGACAAAATGTTGCTGCTTGATCAGGAAGCATGGTGATTTGCGTCTGAGTCAGAGGTTTTCCTGGAGCCCGCGATAAAGTCCCCGCGCGGGAATTTGGGACGGGCTCCCAACCCCCAACGAAAGGACCCTGCTGTGGACGATGAGAATCAAATCAATCAGCTTCGCATGTACACGGTTCAGGAAGCCAACGGGCTCATTCCCCAGTTGACCGAACTCATCCACCAGGTGCAAGCCAAGAAAAAGCAGATTTCCTTTTTGGAAGTGGAAATCGACCTGATGGAGCTTGTCGGAGGCGGAAAGAGCAAAGCCGTCCAGACTGGGATGGCCGCGTACGAAAAAGCTGTGAACGAGTTTTACGGGATCATTGATTCGATTCACCAGTTCGGCTGCATGTTGAAGGATGTGGACCGCGGTCTTGTGGATTTTTACACGGTCTATCAGGGACGGGTGGTTTATTTGTGCTGGCAGCTCGGCGAAACCGAGATTACCTGCTGGCATGACATCGGAAAAGGGTATACGAGCAGGACTCCTCTGGAGCCCCAGCGCGACATCCTTTAATAATAGGACAAATCAGGAGACCTCATGCCGGCGGCTTCTAAAACCGCAAGTTCTTCTTCTGCCCTTAAAGAGGGGGCAAGCGCCCCTGCTTTTAACCTTCCGTCCACGGAAGGGGCGAATATCCGGTTGTCGGACTATAAAGGAAAGAAGAACGTGGTCCTTTACTTCTATCCCAAAGACGATACCCCGGGCTGCACCCGGGAAGCCTGCGATTTTCGCGACAACCTCAAGAAGATCC
This window harbors:
- a CDS encoding DUF2203 domain-containing protein, which encodes MDDENQINQLRMYTVQEANGLIPQLTELIHQVQAKKKQISFLEVEIDLMELVGGGKSKAVQTGMAAYEKAVNEFYGIIDSIHQFGCMLKDVDRGLVDFYTVYQGRVVYLCWQLGETEITCWHDIGKGYTSRTPLEPQRDIL
- the metF gene encoding methylenetetrahydrofolate reductase [NAD(P)H], which produces MKLTEIFLKNKRTFSFEFFPPKTDEGEAKLFDTVRELKELSPSFISVTYGAMGTTRQNTLRIVRKIKNEIGLEAAAHLTCVGHPRGEIRKVLEDLKSAGIENIVALRGDPPKGETSFRAAENGFRYASELVRFIREQNDLGQAFSLAVAGYPEGHMECRDLQKDLDHLKMKVDAGADAVITQLFFDNRDYFDFVDRARKAGILIPIIAGIMPVTHGPQIQRFAGMCGAKIPPEMMKAIERFGEDQASVESFGIDYAVRQCDELLRRGIPGIHFYTLNKSKATRDICRNLGLAKTK